The sequence GTGCACGTGGACGTGCGCGGCAAGGGCGAGGCGTACGAGGTCAGCGTGTCCGGTGCGCTCACCTTCGTGGGCGTACCCAAGCTGACCACGGCGCTGGCGAAGGTGCCGGTGGGCGCGACGGTGGAGCTGGACCTCGCGCTGGAGACGCTGGACCACTCCGGCCACGAGGCGCTGGAGAGCTGGTGCACCACGCACCGCAAGACGGGCGGCACGGTGAACGTCGAGTCGCTCGAGGACATCTGGACCCACAAAGGCACGCGAAGGGCCGCCGCTTCCGGGCTGACGTCGCGTGTCGCTACCCACAATCTCGTTTCTGGAGGTGCCCAGTGAAGAAGCTCATCCGTGGTCTGTTGGACTTCCAGCTCAATGCCCGTCCGGGGTACCGCGACGTCTTCGCGAAGCTGGCCCTGGGGCAGTACCCCGACTGCCTCTTCATCGCCTGCGCGGACAGCCGCGTGGTGCCCAACCTCCTGGTGTCCACGGACCCGGGAGACCTGTTCGTGGTGCGCAACGTGGGCAACCTGGTGCCGCCCTCGGACGCGGAGGGGCACTCCACCGGAGACCAGTCCGAGCCCGCGGCGCTGGAGTTCTCGCTGAAGAACCTGCCGGTGGAGGACATCGTCGTGTGCGGCCACTCGAGCTGCGGCGCGATGAAGGCCGTGCTGGCCGGGGGCGTGGGGGCGGAGACGCCCAACCTGGCCCACTGGCTCGCGCACGGGCAGGGCGCGCTGCGCTCCCTGCGCGCGGGGAGCCCCGTGGGTGAGGGACTGCCGGAGTACGACAGGCTCTCGCAGCTCAACGTCCTGCAGCAGCTCGAGCACATCAAGACGTACCCGCTGGTGAGGGAGCGGCTCGCGGCGGGCACGCTCCGGCTGCACGGGTGGTGGTTCGACATCGCGCATGCGCAGGTGCACGCGTGGCGGCCCACGCAGGGCCGCTTCGTCCCCATGGATGAGCTGGTGGGCGAGGCGCTGCTGCGCGAGCTGGGCGACGGCGCGCACGCGCTGAATGACGACTCCGCCTCCCGGGGGACTCCCTCGCGGGCGGAGTCCGGGGCTCCCGTGTACCTCACCGCGGCCAGCATCCGCTGACGGATAGCGAGCAGGCAGGCAGGGGGGCGGCGTGAGTAACGCCGTCCTCTTGTTGGAAAAAGGGCGAGAGCGAGGAAGGATGCCCTCCGCGCTTCGATGACTCCCTTCCTCTTCATGCTGGTGGTGCTCTGCTTCTCCGTGGGAGCGGGGTTGTTGGGCTCGCTGCTGGGCATCGGCGGCGGGCTCATCCTCATCCCCGTCCTCACGCTGTTGCTGAAGGTGGACATCCGCTACGCGGTGGGTGCGTCCATCGTCTCCGTCATCGCCACGTCCAGCGGGGCGGCGGCGGCGTACGTGCGGGACAGGATGGCCAACATGCGGGTGGCCATGTTCCTGGAATTGGCCACCACGGCGGGCGCGCTCACCGGCGCGTACATGTCCGGCTTCTTGGGTGGGCGCGGGGTCTACCTCGTGTTCGGCGCCGTCATGGGGTACTCGGCGCTGGCCATGCTGCGGAAGATGCGGGAGGAGACCGTGGCGCCGGTGCCCGCGGACGCGCTGGCGGACACGCTGGCGCTGCACGGCAGCTATTGGGACGAGGCCACCGGCAGCGAGATTCCCTACCGCGTCACCCGGCCGCTGCTGGGGCTGGTGCTGATGTATGTGGCGGGCACGGTGAGCGGGCTCTTGGGCATCGGCTCGGGGGCACTGAAGGTGCCGGCCATGGACCTGGCGATGCGCCTGCCGCTGAAGGTGTCCACGGCCACGAGCAACTTCATGATTGGCGTGACGGCGGCGGCGAGCGCGGGCGTGTACTT comes from Pyxidicoccus parkwaysis and encodes:
- a CDS encoding carbonic anhydrase, which codes for MKKLIRGLLDFQLNARPGYRDVFAKLALGQYPDCLFIACADSRVVPNLLVSTDPGDLFVVRNVGNLVPPSDAEGHSTGDQSEPAALEFSLKNLPVEDIVVCGHSSCGAMKAVLAGGVGAETPNLAHWLAHGQGALRSLRAGSPVGEGLPEYDRLSQLNVLQQLEHIKTYPLVRERLAAGTLRLHGWWFDIAHAQVHAWRPTQGRFVPMDELVGEALLRELGDGAHALNDDSASRGTPSRAESGAPVYLTAASIR
- a CDS encoding sulfite exporter TauE/SafE family protein; this translates as MTPFLFMLVVLCFSVGAGLLGSLLGIGGGLILIPVLTLLLKVDIRYAVGASIVSVIATSSGAAAAYVRDRMANMRVAMFLELATTAGALTGAYMSGFLGGRGVYLVFGAVMGYSALAMLRKMREETVAPVPADALADTLALHGSYWDEATGSEIPYRVTRPLLGLVLMYVAGTVSGLLGIGSGALKVPAMDLAMRLPLKVSTATSNFMIGVTAAASAGVYFARGQIDPFIAGPVCVGVTLGAWLGSRHLMAKVNSTWLRGLFVLVLLWVAYEMLHKGWAS